The following proteins come from a genomic window of Macadamia integrifolia cultivar HAES 741 chromosome 14, SCU_Mint_v3, whole genome shotgun sequence:
- the LOC122061784 gene encoding metallothionein-like protein 4A: MADLAGSRSGGCDNQCGCPTPCPGGVACKCRSSGGGGAVEGETQHMQCSCGDHCGCNPCTCPKYKASSGVGKAHCKCGPGCTCVTCAS; this comes from the exons atggcAGATTTAGCAGGAAGCAGGAGTGGAGGTTGCGACAACCAGTGCGGGTGTCCAACACCTTGCCCTGGTGGCGTAGCTTGCAA GTGTCGCTCATCGGGAGGGGGTGGTGCTGTTGAGGGGGAGACGCAGCACATGCAATGCTCTTGCGGGGATCACTGCGGCTGCAACCCATGCACTTGTCCCAAATATAAGGCTTCTAGCGGCGTCGGCAAGGCTCACTGCAAGTGTGGTCCCGGATGCACCTGCGTTACCTGCGCCTCTTAA